Proteins from one Vanessa atalanta chromosome 15, ilVanAtal1.2, whole genome shotgun sequence genomic window:
- the LOC125069524 gene encoding uncharacterized protein DDB_G0290685-like, whose protein sequence is MKMTTGLLLLVAALASASAFSINLRQNPETLCIGQENFLRIAYVDSCLHYYQCYSSRAYLMQCPSGTWFNEDEQICDKSTPPESCQIEEEHDPEEEIGSEEESEQVPEEEEDVEEEVEEDEQEVEENEEEDEQEVEEDEEVDEQEVEEDEEVDEQEVEEDQEVDEQEIEEQENVEEETDEQDVDEQELKLQEENNTDDEENEEGEELTEQDEDEQDEEEQEVDDQEGEDQDVEEQEEEIQVEQEVEENEEDEEETVQQEEEENNDEELNNEEVIEEAVVRRASYDHNHQHQHGHGHNHGHDHHHDHDHDHDHDHDHDHEHEHEHEHEHEHEHEHEHEHEHEHDHEHEHEHEHDHDHEHEHEHEHEHEHEHEHEHEHEHEHEHDEPSSNDVEGSGEGEEGEEDAVVDFIWSTRRLKQQEDLEQEVNDEMEEEADNDESNIDEDGNGDEDGDDNEEDSIAVDDTNGDDNGDDDASDDGDDDANDDGDDNGDDDAVDDGDDTNGDGDDNGDDDANDDDDTNVDGDDNGDDDANDDGDDNGDDDANDDGDDNGDDDANDDGDDNGDDDASDDGDDANDDGDDNGDDDANDGGDDNGDDDANDNGDDNEDDNNNGDEDDNGNGEDDGNGDEDTSGENDNGDDVDDDDDDENNDAEDDDGDNDNNDDGDNEGNVDDENGEDSQSDETENDTDNEEFGVKMLFKRLISAFA, encoded by the exons ATGAAGA TGACCACAGGGCTGCTGTTGCTAGTGGCGGCGCTGGCCAGCGCCTCCGCGTTCTCAATCAATTTGAGACAAAATCCGGAGACACTGTGCATTGGCCAAGAAAATTTCCTACGAATCGCCTATGTCGACAGCTGCTTGCACTACTACCAATGTTATTCAAGTCGTGCTTATCTTATGCAATGTCCTTCGGGGACGTGGTTTAATGAGGACGAGCAg ATTTGCGATAAATCTACACCACCAGAAAGCTGTCAAATTGAGGAAGAACACGATCCAGAGGAAGAAATTGGTTCTGAAGAGGAATCAGAACAAGTACCCGAGGAAGAGGAAGATGTTGAAGAAGAAGTAGAGGAAGATGAACAAGAAGTTGAAGAAAACGAAGAGGAAGATGAACAAGAAGTTGAAGAAGACGAAGAGGTAGATGAACAAGAAGTTGAAGAAGACGAAGAGGTAGATGAACAAGAAGTTGAAGAAGACCAAGAAGTTGATGAACAAGAAATTGAAGAACAAGAAAATGTTGAAGAAGAAACTGATGAACAGGACGTAGACGaacaagaattaaaattacaagaagaaaataatacagATGATGAAGAAAATGAGGAGGGAGAAGAACTTACAGAACAGGATGAAGATGAACAGGACGAAGAAGAGCAGGAAGTAGATGACCAGGAAGGAGAGGATCAGGATGTAGAAGAGCAAGAAGAAGAAATACAAGTAGAGCAGGAAGTGGAAGAAAACGAAGAAGATGAAGAAGAAACCGTACAACAAGAAGAGGAAGAAAACAATGACGAAGAATTGAATAATGAAGAAGTGATTGAAGAAGCTGTAGTCCGCCGGGCATCGTATGATCATAATCACCAGCATCAACATGGCCATGGACACAATCACGGCCACGATCATCATCATGACCATGATCATGACCATGATCATGACCATGACCATGACCATGAACATGAACATGAACATGAACATGAACATGAACATGAACATGAACATGAACATGAACATGAACATGAACATGATCATGAACATGAACATGAACATGAACATGATCATGATCATGAACATGAACATGAACATGAACATGAACATGAACATGAACATGAACATGAACATGAACATGAACATGAACATGAACATGACGAACCTTCTTCTAACGATGTCGAAGGATCTGGAGAAGGAGAGGAAGGCGAGGAAGATGCTGTCGTAGATTTTATTTGGTCAACTAGGCGTTTAAAACAACAAGAAGATTTAGAACAAGAAGTTAATGATGAGATGGAAGAAGAAGCTGATAATGACGAAAGTAATATTGATGAAGATGGTAATGGTGATGAAGACGGTGACGATAATGAAGAAGATTCTATCGCTGTTGATGATACTAATGGTGATGACAATGGTGATGACGATGCTAGCGATGATGGTGATGACGATGCTAACGATGATGGTGATGACAACGGTGATGACGATGCTGTcgatgatggtgatgatacTAACGGTGACGGTGATGACAACGGCGATGATGATGCTAACGATGATGACGATACTAACGTTGATGGTGATGACAACGGTGATGACGATGCTAACGATGATGGTGATGACAACGGTGATGACGATGCTAACGATGATGGTGATGACAACGGAGATGACGATGCTAACGATGATGGTGATGACAACGGTGATGACGATGCTAGCGATGATGGTGAT GATGCTAACGATGATGGTGATGACAACGGTGATGACGATGCTAACGATGGTGGTGATGATAACGGTGATGACGATGCCAACGATAATGGGGATGATAACGAAGATGACAATAATAACGGTGATGAGGATGACAATGGTAATGGAGAGGACGATGGTAACGGTGATGAGGATACCAGCGGTGAAAATGATAATGGTgatgatgttgatgatgatgatgatgatgagaatAACGATGCTGAAgatgatgatggtgataatGATAATAACGATGATGGTGACAATGAAGGCAATGTCGATGATGAAAACGGTGAAGACAGTCAAAGTGATGAAACGGAAAATGATACCGACAATGAAGAATTTGGGGTTAAAATGCTTTTCAAAAGATTAATAAGTGCATTCGCTTAA